TTTCCGAACTTGCGACAAGGTTTTTCTCCCCAATCCCTAATCGGGGAAGAGATCCCCTTCCGATGATTTTTGATCATCCATTTGGCACTGGGGAAAAAGGGGTTAGCTATTTAAAATCGTTAACTTCCAATTATTGCTCAACGCCGTTTTTTGTAGACACTTGTTTCAGTTCAAACCGTCATGGCTTTCCACGCTTTAGAAATCTCTTTCCCATTGGAATATCAACCTCCATTCTGGAAGCATAAGCCTGCCAACTTTCTTTCGCACTTTGTGGGTCATGAAGGGCCTGGTTCATTGCATTCCTATttgaaaaacaaacattgGGTCACCTCTTTGAGCTGTGGCCCTCAAAACCTTGGCAGGGGATTTGCCATGTTTAAAATAACTGTTTATCTGACTCCGGAAGGTTTTGGTACGTGATCTAAGATTGCTTTGGTGTTCTACAATGTCTGACTGGATTGTATTAGCAAATTATAGATCAGTCATACAAGCAGCGTTTAAATACCTTGCTTTACTTCGATCATCTAAACTGGAATCATACCACCATCAAGAAGTTGTCAATCTTTCTAATATACGGTTCCGATTTGCTGAAAAAAAGCGCCCCGACGATTATGCGACATGGATTGCGGAGCATATGGCCTGGCCAATTCCTGAGCACCTCCTCCTTGCCGCGCCGCGATTGACCTGGGATTACGAAAACGATTTAGACAGGCAAAGAGGCGAAGCCAAAGTTATGGAATATCTGGATAAATTTAGGATACAGAATGGCCGAGTTGTCCTTATGGCTAAAGAGGATGATCACCGCAAAATTCACCCTGAACTGGTCTGGGAAAAAGAACCATGGTATGGGACAGGCTACGCTGTTCAAAGATTTGATGATGAATTTGTGGCCGAGGTCGGTGCTCAGCTCAGCTCCTTGCGCAGTTATCTGATCGTTTGACAGGCCAATAGTTTCAACGACATCTCTGAATTATTCGTCCCTAGACCCAATGAGTTCATTCCGACTAATCTCGACGTGGAGAAAAAAATCGGGGTTGAGGTGTTAGGTCTTAAATTGATATTCGTCAAGCTTGCTCAATTTTAAATCTAGCCTTTGAAACGACCTCATCTTATAAGACAAACTCGGGTATCATCTCTGTGGTACAAAAAAGACGATAAATTCTGGGTGCCAAAAGCGCATGTTGTATTTGATATACGCAGGTATGATACCCTTGGTTTGTGTTAATATCTTGATATTGACAACAATGGTTAGCCCACTGACAAGTGCATCAGCACGAACCTCAGTGCTTACAAGGTGTGTGTATGCTACAGTACGAATTGACCTCACGCTTATGATTACGCAGACTATACTCTGACATCGTCAATGACTCACTTACAGAATTTTCATACGACGCTGATCTCGCCGGTCTGTCATACAACCTTTCATCTACAAATACTGGTCTGTACATTACCATGAATGGATATAACGATAAGATGTCTGTGCTGGTGCGACATGTCCTCGAGAAGGTGAAAGGCCTTGTCGTCGATGCTCAGAGGCTCGCAGTTGTCAAAGAAGAGGTGCTCTCCTCTGCTTTACCGCTCATTAGATTTTAATTTCCTGTTACTTAGCTTCGAAGGGAGTACGAGAATTTCTCTCTCGGTCAATCATACTCTCTCTCCGATTATTACGGACGTTACCTCATGGCACAACGCCAGTGGACTATCGATGAAAAGCTGGCAGAACTACCTTGTAGGTAAAATCATGCCACGTTCAAAATCTGTGACTGAATAAAAATGTTCAGCCATCAATGCAGACGATGTCCGGACCCACATGGAAGAACTTCTGAAGCAAGTGAACGTCAGAATTCTGGTGGCTGGGAACATGTACAAAGATGTCCGTTTTACTATTTCTAACATCCACGCAAGCCACTTATATCTAAACAGGAAGCCATCAAAGTAGCAGAGATCGCAGAAGAACGCCTTAACCCGACCAGTCTTTCTCCTTCCGAGCTGAATGAAAAATCGCTTCTGCTCCCTCCAGGTTTGATCGTTTTACATTAAAATCGTTTAAAATACCCTAACGCCTTTATAACAGGCTCAAATTATATATACTCTGCGCCGTTGCCCAACAAGAATCAAGCAAATTCCGCTTTAACTTATTTCACCTACTACGGCCCCGTGGTCAACCAGAAACTGCGGGTTACATCCGCACTCCTTACTCAAATTTTAAGTGAACCGGCTTTCAATATCTTGCGAACTAGGGAACAATTGGGTTATATCGTCTCTTGTTCGTCTTGGACTCTGCCTGGCTTTAGTGAAAGAGGCCTACGTATTGTGGTCCAAAGTGAGAAGCGACCAACATATCTGGAAGATCGTGTGGATGCCTTTTTGGAAGAAATGAAAATCAAACTCGAGGATATGTCTCTTGATGAATTCGATGTCCACAAAAGTGGTCTAGAGAAAAAGTGGCTCGAGGCAGATAAAAATTTGGGGGAAGAGGTTTCCAAATATCTTATCCAGATTAACAGTGGGCATTGGGATTTCTTAAGGAGTATGTGCCATTTTCTGTCTAATATCTTTATCTAACCAACAATTCCCGATCAAGATGAAAAAGACGCG
This Psilocybe cubensis strain MGC-MH-2018 chromosome 3, whole genome shotgun sequence DNA region includes the following protein-coding sequences:
- a CDS encoding Putative zinc protease (Putative zinc protease mug138) — protein: MSATADWRQIENPGAQPYRIFTRPIIKSEQDDREYRIIELENGLKATLVHDAKADKAAASLDVAVGHLYDPDDMPGLAHFCEHLLFMGTEKFPQENEYSEFLSKNNGGSNAYTATSNTNYYFNVSTSALSGALERFAAFFHCPLFAPSCTSRELNAVDSEHKKNHQADMWRIFQLNKHLTKPGHVWSKFGSGNRESLSKAAKDLKIQGKLEGATLLSANSSPGSSGKASPAPSTVSESDADGGAVGRETRRRLVEWWTKEYCASRMRLCIVGKESLDDLSELATRFFSPIPNRGRDPLPMIFDHPFGTGEKGTLVSVQTVMAFHALEISFPLEYQPPFWKHKPANFLSHFVGHEGPGSLHSYLKNKHWVTSLSCGPQNLGRGFAMFKITVYLTPEGFANYRSVIQAAFKYLALLRSSKLESYHHQEVVNLSNIRFRFAEKKRPDDYATWIAEHMAWPIPEHLLLAAPRLTWDYENDLDRQRGEAKVMEYLDKFRIQNGRVVLMAKEDDHRKIHPELVWEKEPWYGTGYAVQRFDDEFVAEANSFNDISELFVPRPNEFIPTNLDVEKKIGPLKRPHLIRQTRVSSLWYKKDDKFWVPKAHVVFDIRSPLTSASARTSVLTRLYSDIVNDSLTEFSYDADLAGLSYNLSSTNTGLYITMNGYNDKMSVLVRHVLEKVKGLVVDAQRLAVVKEELRREYENFSLGQSYSLSDYYGRYLMAQRQWTIDEKLAELPSINADDVRTHMEELLKQVNVRILVAGNMYKDEAIKVAEIAEERLNPTSLSPSELNEKSLLLPPGSNYIYSAPLPNKNQANSALTYFTYYGPVVNQKLRVTSALLTQILSEPAFNILRTREQLGYIVSCSSWTLPGFSERGLRIVVQSEKRPTYLEDRVDAFLEEMKIKLEDMSLDEFDVHKSGLEKKWLEADKNLGEEVSKYLIQINSGHWDFLRNEKDAEMLKGITKQDVLDLFLTNVHPSSTKRSKLSVHMVSQKPRPKGVSSLAIEAFEGMVRKEFPDIDEKSWKTSLEKENPTIVEFGQHWAKILNSEEGRKLVSQLPSLVEKYPVQGEETESPRVGVTYIEEKKAFKNTLRASVDPGPMMEWNDLPVSRF